From a single Planococcus shenhongbingii genomic region:
- a CDS encoding sugar phosphate nucleotidyltransferase: MKLVLLSGGSGKRLWPLSNDARSKQFLKVLNDYEGKKVSMVQRVWKQLEESDLAEESIIATSYSQVDMIKMQLNSEVQIVTEPERRDTFPAIALAAAYLYSVQNCSLDEVVGILPVDPYVENHFFNRVKNLEDALRESNADLALIGVAPTYPSAKYGYIIPQSATGTSSLIVDYFKEKPTEEQAVELIKKNALWNCGVFAFKLSFMIEELKKRNMPIEYDELLKIYHLLPKKSFDYEVVEKTSRIVAIPYDGYWKDLGTWNTLTEEMASTITGKGIIGKGVENSHIVNELNIPITLLGLDDVVVAASPDGILVTHKESSTKVKEYVDRLEGRPMYEERQWGWYRVLEYTKYPEGNEVLIKRLGINAGKNLSYQVHYKRSEVWTIVKGEGVFVLDDQLRHVRTGEVLHIPLGAKHTLRATTNMEIIEVQSGSELIEEDIFRRSHEWNEIEQICKVRQFSNQG; the protein is encoded by the coding sequence ATGAAACTGGTATTGTTATCCGGGGGTTCTGGAAAGCGACTTTGGCCGCTTTCCAACGATGCGCGATCTAAGCAATTTCTAAAAGTGCTAAATGACTATGAAGGAAAAAAGGTTTCAATGGTCCAGCGGGTCTGGAAACAATTGGAGGAATCAGATCTAGCGGAAGAATCCATCATTGCAACAAGTTACTCTCAAGTCGATATGATTAAGATGCAATTAAATTCAGAAGTGCAAATTGTTACTGAACCTGAAAGAAGAGATACATTTCCGGCTATCGCCTTAGCAGCGGCTTATTTATATTCAGTGCAGAATTGTAGTTTAGATGAAGTCGTTGGAATTTTACCGGTGGATCCTTACGTAGAAAACCATTTTTTCAATCGAGTAAAAAATTTAGAAGATGCCCTAAGGGAGTCGAATGCAGATCTTGCATTGATCGGTGTAGCGCCGACTTATCCTTCCGCAAAGTATGGCTACATCATTCCACAGTCTGCTACAGGAACAAGTTCTCTTATTGTTGATTATTTCAAGGAAAAGCCGACGGAAGAACAGGCAGTAGAACTGATTAAGAAAAATGCACTCTGGAATTGTGGTGTTTTTGCTTTCAAATTAAGTTTTATGATTGAGGAGCTTAAAAAAAGAAATATGCCTATAGAGTATGACGAGCTGCTCAAAATTTATCATCTTTTGCCGAAAAAAAGCTTTGACTATGAAGTGGTGGAAAAAACATCCAGAATCGTTGCTATTCCCTACGATGGCTATTGGAAAGACCTTGGAACTTGGAATACGCTTACTGAAGAAATGGCTAGCACCATTACTGGAAAAGGCATTATTGGCAAGGGTGTGGAAAACTCCCATATCGTGAATGAGCTAAACATACCTATTACTTTGCTTGGTTTGGATGATGTGGTTGTTGCTGCAAGCCCTGATGGAATATTAGTTACGCATAAGGAATCCAGCACAAAAGTGAAAGAATATGTCGACCGTTTAGAGGGTCGCCCAATGTATGAAGAGCGGCAGTGGGGATGGTACCGGGTTCTTGAGTATACGAAATATCCGGAGGGGAACGAGGTACTTATCAAAAGGCTTGGTATCAATGCCGGCAAGAACTTAAGTTATCAGGTGCATTATAAACGCAGTGAAGTATGGACCATTGTAAAAGGAGAAGGAGTATTCGTCTTGGATGACCAATTGCGTCATGTAAGGACAGGAGAAGTACTCCATATACCACTGGGAGCGAAACACACATTGCGAGCGACGACAAATATGGAAATTATCGAAGTGCAATCTGGCAGCGAGTTAATCGAAGAAGATATCTTCCGTCGTTCCCACGAATGGAATGAAATTGAACAGATATGCAAAGTGAGACAGTTTAGTAATCAAGGTTAA
- a CDS encoding O-antigen ligase family protein, translating to MRKLSFIEEDGIKGILIRVLLFLIVTRTVIDLLGGAYVEEGPVNPGGISGLLFAGGAVLLVLIRLIEKGKVHYFAAFIIILLVVYAIALSTNDEFGVASVARFIIGFSAAFLLIYPQKNRVNVSRMIKLYFILLLIPIGIAWLQFFNLYEYSYFDYVNGEEFGRPSGGYFQPNSLTRLLIFGILIIYILDQAERMNIFLKYGMITLFFLTIFISGHRTSLLIALLIVLLFDVAKKFKRFIIFLPLTGILCIAALMAIINFMGDRISDYLTIYSSYFNLFSDGEFKLRGREDIWSSIINQMAAENGFMQWVFGRGVPFFDAHNDLLRILMVNGILGVLVYAFFLAYIYRFCTRRVNRIGKSAVRVTFLYLFLFGLTLQPMEYSHFMQMFFFSLFIILQLHSKDKAELSLKKPVEHAKNYEDIHKEREMLF from the coding sequence ATGAGAAAGCTATCTTTTATAGAGGAGGATGGAATAAAAGGGATTCTGATACGGGTGCTCCTATTTTTAATTGTAACGAGAACAGTCATCGACTTATTAGGGGGCGCTTATGTAGAAGAAGGACCCGTCAATCCTGGGGGTATCAGTGGATTGCTTTTTGCTGGGGGTGCGGTTCTGCTGGTGCTTATCAGATTGATAGAAAAAGGAAAGGTGCATTATTTTGCTGCTTTCATCATTATTTTGCTTGTGGTATATGCAATAGCCTTGTCTACAAATGATGAATTCGGAGTCGCTTCTGTTGCGCGGTTTATCATTGGTTTTTCAGCTGCTTTCCTGTTGATCTATCCACAGAAAAACCGGGTCAATGTCAGTAGAATGATCAAACTTTACTTCATATTGCTGTTGATTCCAATTGGTATCGCATGGCTGCAATTTTTCAATCTCTACGAGTACAGCTATTTCGATTATGTAAATGGAGAAGAGTTCGGAAGACCATCTGGAGGGTATTTTCAGCCGAATTCATTAACACGGCTTTTGATTTTCGGTATTTTAATCATCTATATTCTGGATCAAGCTGAGCGAATGAACATCTTTTTAAAATACGGAATGATCACGTTATTCTTTTTGACAATTTTCATTAGCGGCCATCGAACTTCTTTATTGATTGCTTTGCTCATTGTTTTGCTGTTCGATGTGGCAAAAAAATTTAAACGGTTTATTATTTTCTTGCCGCTGACTGGAATATTGTGTATTGCAGCGTTAATGGCAATCATCAACTTTATGGGTGATAGGATCAGCGATTACTTAACCATTTATTCCAGTTACTTCAACTTATTTTCTGATGGCGAATTCAAGCTTCGGGGAAGAGAAGATATTTGGTCAAGCATTATTAATCAGATGGCTGCGGAGAACGGCTTTATGCAGTGGGTTTTTGGGAGAGGAGTACCATTTTTTGATGCCCATAATGATTTATTGCGCATCCTCATGGTTAATGGCATTTTAGGTGTCCTTGTATATGCTTTCTTCTTAGCATATATCTACCGGTTCTGTACTCGACGTGTCAATAGAATCGGAAAAAGTGCTGTAAGAGTGACTTTTCTCTATCTTTTCCTGTTTGGTCTAACCTTACAGCCAATGGAGTATTCGCATTTTATGCAGATGTTTTTCTTTTCGCTTTTCATTATTCTTCAATTGCATAGCAAAGATAAAGCAGAATTGTCTTTGAAGAAACCCGTTGAGCATGCAAAAAATTATGAGGATATTCACAAGGAAAGAGAAATGCTGTTTTGA
- a CDS encoding WecB/TagA/CpsF family glycosyltransferase has protein sequence MGEKKSGYVLDAKISARTFNETLALISQWGQLKAQKYVCVCNTHSLVTGYHNAAFKTVLAHSDLCVPDGMPLVFALRRLGFRKQDRVDGPNLMLALCDEAAKKGYRIFLFGGTEKNLARLEKKLTMDFPGIQISGSLSPPFRDLAEQEEEEIRQYINSKKADFVFVSLGCPKQETWMYRNRESINGVMIGVGAAFDFIVGDIKRPPLFFQKIGLEWLFRLIAEPKRLFKRYAYNNPAFLIGYIKTFKKDKRNTFFTDSA, from the coding sequence ATGGGAGAGAAAAAGTCAGGGTACGTGCTGGATGCTAAAATTTCGGCACGCACTTTTAATGAAACTTTAGCTCTTATCAGTCAATGGGGGCAATTGAAAGCGCAAAAGTATGTCTGTGTTTGTAATACGCATTCTTTAGTGACAGGGTATCATAATGCAGCATTTAAAACAGTATTGGCTCATTCGGACCTTTGTGTTCCGGATGGGATGCCTTTGGTTTTTGCATTGCGTAGACTGGGCTTCAGAAAGCAGGACCGGGTGGATGGCCCTAATTTGATGCTAGCACTATGCGATGAGGCAGCTAAGAAAGGATATCGCATTTTTCTCTTCGGCGGTACAGAAAAGAACTTGGCCAGGCTGGAAAAGAAACTGACAATGGACTTTCCTGGAATTCAGATTTCCGGCAGCCTGTCTCCTCCTTTTAGGGACTTAGCAGAGCAGGAAGAAGAAGAAATTAGACAGTATATTAATTCGAAAAAAGCAGATTTTGTGTTTGTCAGCCTTGGTTGCCCGAAACAGGAAACTTGGATGTATAGGAATAGGGAGTCAATTAATGGAGTAATGATCGGTGTAGGGGCAGCGTTCGATTTCATAGTAGGTGATATTAAGAGGCCACCACTCTTTTTTCAGAAAATCGGTTTAGAATGGCTTTTCAGGCTCATTGCGGAACCGAAGAGGCTATTCAAGCGCTATGCCTACAACAATCCTGCTTTTCTCATTGGATATATTAAAACTTTTAAAAAAGACAAGAGAAATACCTTTTTCACTGACTCTGCATGA
- a CDS encoding glycosyltransferase, whose protein sequence is MTGKMAITLVAVAYNRPESLSRLLASLSRASYLDYSVRLIISIDHGGPDKVKEIADSFDWKFGEKKVIIHEQNLGLRKHILQCGDLTEQYDNIIVLEDDVFVAKNFYLYALSALEFYKDNKKVSGISLYSHKFNETAKLPFSPIKEEHDVFFLQIAASSGQLWTVRHWLDFREWYEKDTKDDGWDKVPENIAGWPKSSWKKYFTKYLIEENKFFVYPYDSLTTNFGDIGQHFWKANSSAQVPLDRVKDHYKFCEIEDTMAVYDAFCENYNLSAHFSNYPDRCTIDLYGTKKNLMIDGFLLSVNNYPYKILRQYGMALKPIEENVYHDIPGDQIFLYDTSQPVKSMGKSKSFIHSQYEYYYPGLDIRKATKLLFNSYTFSILYKFISTKALKSLQGK, encoded by the coding sequence ATGACAGGGAAAATGGCGATTACACTGGTAGCAGTAGCATACAATCGTCCGGAATCTTTAAGCCGCTTACTGGCTTCTTTAAGTAGGGCCAGTTATTTGGATTACAGCGTGAGGCTTATTATCAGCATTGACCATGGGGGACCGGATAAAGTAAAAGAAATTGCTGATTCATTCGATTGGAAGTTCGGAGAAAAGAAGGTAATAATCCACGAGCAGAATCTGGGATTAAGAAAACATATCTTACAATGCGGTGATCTGACCGAACAATACGATAATATCATTGTTCTTGAAGATGATGTCTTTGTAGCAAAGAATTTTTATTTGTATGCATTGAGTGCACTGGAATTCTATAAGGACAATAAAAAGGTTTCGGGTATCTCACTTTACTCTCATAAATTCAATGAAACAGCGAAATTACCATTTTCACCGATTAAGGAAGAGCATGATGTCTTCTTTTTACAGATTGCGGCTTCGTCAGGTCAGCTCTGGACTGTAAGGCACTGGCTTGACTTCAGAGAGTGGTATGAAAAAGACACGAAAGACGATGGCTGGGATAAGGTGCCAGAAAACATTGCAGGCTGGCCAAAATCATCATGGAAAAAGTATTTCACTAAATATCTGATAGAGGAGAATAAGTTTTTTGTGTATCCGTATGATTCACTGACGACTAATTTTGGTGATATTGGCCAGCACTTTTGGAAGGCAAACTCATCTGCACAAGTGCCACTCGATCGTGTGAAAGATCATTATAAGTTTTGTGAAATAGAAGACACAATGGCGGTCTATGATGCATTTTGCGAGAATTACAATCTGAGTGCGCATTTCAGCAATTACCCGGACCGCTGTACGATTGATTTATATGGAACAAAGAAAAATCTAATGATAGACGGATTTTTGTTATCGGTGAACAATTATCCCTACAAAATTCTAAGGCAATACGGTATGGCGCTAAAGCCGATTGAGGAAAATGTCTACCATGATATTCCAGGGGATCAAATTTTCCTTTATGATACTTCACAGCCAGTCAAAAGTATGGGCAAGAGCAAGAGTTTCATCCACAGCCAATATGAATATTATTATCCAGGATTAGATATTCGAAAAGCGACGAAACTATTGTTTAATAGCTATACATTTTCAATTTTATATAAGTTTATCAGCACGAAGGCATTGAAATCATTGCAAGGCAAATAA
- the gmd gene encoding GDP-mannose 4,6-dehydratase — translation MKKALITGITGQDGSFLAEFLLEKDYEVHGIIRRSSTYNQERLEEVISRKNFYLHYGDVTDTSNIIRIINSLQPDEIYNLAAQSHVQVSFEMPEYTQEVDAAGTLKILEAVRMLGLAQKTRIYQASTSELFGKVQEIPQKETTPFYPRSPYGVAKIYGYWITKNYRESYNMFAVNGILFNHESERRGETFVTRKITLAAARISQGKQEKLSLGNLDARRDWGYAKDYVECMWLILQHDKPEDFVIATGEMHSVREFVEFAFRQAGIELEWKGHGVEEKGLNKKNGDVVVEVDSKFFRPAEVDQLLGDPTKAKTLLGWNPTRTSFQELVRIMVEADMKKVEQEGTERKMFD, via the coding sequence ATGAAAAAAGCATTGATAACGGGAATAACAGGTCAAGATGGTTCTTTTTTAGCGGAGTTCCTACTGGAAAAGGATTACGAAGTACACGGCATTATTCGAAGAAGCTCTACATACAACCAAGAGAGGCTAGAAGAAGTAATTAGCAGGAAAAACTTTTATTTGCATTATGGGGATGTAACTGATACATCAAATATTATCCGCATAATCAACAGTCTGCAGCCGGATGAGATTTATAATTTGGCAGCTCAGTCACATGTTCAAGTTTCTTTTGAAATGCCAGAATACACACAGGAAGTTGATGCGGCAGGGACATTGAAAATTCTTGAAGCAGTACGGATGCTTGGATTGGCTCAGAAGACTCGAATTTATCAAGCCTCTACCTCGGAACTTTTTGGCAAGGTTCAGGAGATTCCACAAAAAGAAACAACTCCTTTTTATCCACGCTCACCATACGGTGTAGCAAAAATCTACGGATATTGGATAACAAAGAATTACAGGGAATCATATAATATGTTTGCGGTTAATGGCATACTTTTTAATCATGAATCAGAGCGGCGCGGAGAAACGTTTGTGACACGAAAAATCACTCTTGCGGCAGCAAGGATTTCACAAGGAAAACAGGAAAAGCTGAGTCTAGGGAACTTGGACGCCCGTCGCGATTGGGGGTATGCGAAAGATTATGTAGAATGCATGTGGCTTATTCTCCAGCATGATAAGCCTGAAGATTTTGTTATCGCTACGGGGGAGATGCATTCAGTACGTGAATTTGTGGAATTCGCATTTCGCCAAGCGGGCATTGAGTTGGAGTGGAAAGGGCATGGAGTGGAGGAGAAAGGATTAAACAAGAAAAATGGTGATGTAGTCGTTGAAGTCGATTCGAAGTTCTTTCGCCCAGCAGAAGTCGATCAGTTATTGGGGGATCCGACAAAGGCGAAGACTTTACTGGGATGGAACCCAACAAGAACTTCATTTCAAGAATTGGTGAGAATCATGGTAGAAGCAGATATGAAAAAAGTAGAGCAAGAAGGCACCGAGAGGAAAATGTTCGATTAA
- the fcl gene encoding GDP-L-fucose synthase codes for MELDSKIYIAGHRGLVGSAIKRKLEEKGYWNLVYRTSQELDLTRREEVDEFFQKEKPDYVFLAAARVGGIIANNEFPADFIRDNLMIQTNVIDASHQFGVKKLLFLGSTCVYPKYAPQPMREESLLTGLLEPTNEPYAIAKIAGIKMCEAYNKQYGTDFISVMPTNLYGPYDNYDLHSSHVLPALIRKFHEAKVKGDEAVVVWGTGEPRREFLYSEDLADALLFLMNNYKSSELINIGTGKDMPISMLAEKVKETVGYNGKIVFDTKKPDGTPRKLVDVSRLRSMGWKAPTSLSEGLALAYNWFLENEADATLMANKRRGI; via the coding sequence ATGGAATTGGACTCGAAAATTTATATAGCAGGTCACAGGGGGCTTGTAGGTTCGGCGATCAAGCGGAAACTAGAAGAGAAAGGATACTGGAATCTGGTGTACAGAACAAGTCAAGAGCTTGATTTGACACGACGGGAAGAAGTAGATGAATTCTTTCAAAAAGAAAAGCCGGATTATGTTTTCCTGGCAGCTGCGCGGGTGGGAGGAATTATAGCCAATAATGAATTTCCGGCAGATTTTATTCGGGATAACTTGATGATACAGACGAATGTCATTGATGCATCACATCAATTTGGTGTAAAGAAGCTGCTTTTTCTTGGCAGCACATGTGTATATCCGAAGTATGCTCCACAGCCGATGAGAGAAGAGTCCCTTTTAACGGGATTACTTGAGCCAACCAATGAACCATATGCCATAGCTAAAATCGCTGGCATCAAAATGTGCGAAGCCTATAACAAACAATACGGTACCGATTTTATTTCGGTTATGCCTACTAATCTGTATGGTCCATATGATAATTACGACTTGCATAGTTCGCATGTCTTGCCGGCTTTGATAAGAAAATTCCACGAAGCAAAAGTAAAAGGAGATGAAGCTGTGGTGGTGTGGGGAACAGGGGAACCACGGCGTGAATTTCTGTATTCGGAAGATTTGGCGGATGCTCTGCTTTTTCTTATGAATAATTATAAAAGCAGTGAGCTTATTAATATCGGGACAGGGAAAGACATGCCGATAAGCATGTTGGCTGAGAAAGTGAAAGAAACTGTCGGCTATAATGGAAAGATTGTTTTCGACACCAAAAAGCCGGATGGCACACCGAGGAAGCTGGTCGATGTCTCCCGGCTGAGAAGCATGGGATGGAAGGCACCTACTTCCTTGTCAGAAGGGTTAGCTTTAGCATATAACTGGTTTTTAGAAAATGAAGCAGATGCTACATTAATGGCGAACAAGCGGAGGGGTATATGA
- a CDS encoding nucleotide sugar dehydrogenase, with translation MSLISDIKNQKEKISIIGLGYVGLPLAVSFSEHVSVIGFDLDNDKVDMYKSGIDPTKEVGNEKIKQAQILFTADEKDLRQAKIHIVAVPTPINSDKSPNLKPVEEASKIIGRNLVKGSIVVYESTVYPGVTEDVCIPILEQESGLVSKVDFKVGYSPERINPGDQVNKLENIVKIVSGIDDESLVMITELYEIVVKAGIHQASSIKVAEAAKVVENSQRDINIAFMNELAIVFDKMDIKTSEVVEAMNTKWNSLGFYPGLVGGHCIGVDPYYFIYEAQKLGYHSQIILSGRKINDSMGAFIGEAIIKKLILANKQVKQAKVAILGVTFKENCPDIRNSKVFDIVEKLEEYKIKPYLVDPQADKILAKEEYNIDLIDIEVLEEVDCIVLAVAHEEFKEMASEDYNKLFGQHCDDEKVLIDVKSILNQTDVEKHGIHYWSL, from the coding sequence ATGAGTTTGATTTCAGATATCAAAAACCAGAAAGAGAAGATATCAATTATTGGGCTTGGATATGTAGGTTTGCCGCTGGCTGTGTCATTTTCTGAGCATGTGTCAGTAATTGGCTTTGACTTAGATAATGACAAAGTCGATATGTACAAGTCTGGCATCGATCCAACTAAAGAAGTCGGAAATGAAAAGATTAAACAGGCCCAGATTTTATTTACGGCTGATGAGAAGGACCTGCGCCAAGCGAAAATTCATATTGTTGCAGTGCCTACACCTATCAATAGTGATAAGAGTCCGAATCTTAAGCCTGTTGAAGAGGCGAGCAAAATAATTGGACGGAATTTAGTGAAAGGCTCAATTGTCGTGTATGAATCGACTGTCTATCCGGGAGTCACAGAGGATGTTTGTATACCGATATTGGAGCAGGAATCCGGTCTTGTGTCTAAAGTTGATTTCAAAGTGGGCTATTCACCTGAACGGATCAATCCGGGGGATCAAGTTAACAAACTGGAGAACATAGTAAAAATCGTCTCAGGAATCGATGATGAAAGTCTCGTGATGATTACAGAACTTTACGAGATAGTAGTGAAGGCAGGAATTCATCAGGCTTCCTCCATTAAGGTAGCTGAAGCGGCGAAAGTGGTAGAAAACAGCCAGCGTGATATCAACATTGCCTTTATGAATGAGCTTGCAATAGTTTTTGACAAGATGGACATTAAAACGTCCGAAGTCGTGGAAGCGATGAACACGAAATGGAACTCACTTGGATTTTATCCTGGGTTGGTTGGGGGCCATTGCATAGGAGTGGATCCATATTATTTCATCTATGAGGCTCAAAAACTGGGATACCATTCTCAGATTATCCTATCCGGCCGAAAAATTAATGACTCGATGGGCGCTTTTATCGGAGAAGCAATTATTAAGAAATTGATTCTTGCTAATAAACAAGTCAAACAGGCGAAAGTTGCTATATTGGGTGTTACGTTCAAAGAAAACTGCCCGGATATCCGGAACTCGAAGGTATTCGACATTGTTGAAAAACTTGAAGAGTACAAAATAAAGCCCTATTTGGTTGACCCGCAAGCGGATAAAATTCTGGCAAAAGAAGAATATAATATCGATTTGATTGACATCGAAGTGCTTGAGGAAGTCGACTGTATCGTCCTTGCTGTGGCACATGAAGAATTTAAAGAGATGGCTTCTGAAGATTACAATAAGTTGTTTGGACAGCATTGCGATGATGAAAAGGTGTTGATTGATGTGAAGAGTATATTGAATCAAACAGATGTAGAAAAGCATGGTATACATTACTGGTCACTTTAG
- a CDS encoding aldo/keto reductase, giving the protein MKFATLNNGLKMPQLGFGVWQVPDDQATTAVSKAIEIGYRSIDTAMIYKNEKGVGKAIKDSGISPEEFFITTKVWNSDHGYDNALRAYEESLERLGLDFVDLYLIHWPTPNYDQYVDTYKALEKLYKDGRVKAIGVCNFEVEHLKRLLAECEVTPVLNQIECHPYLAQNDLKEFCAKHDIFIEAWSPLDQGGEVLQDKTIQQIAQAHGKSPAQAVLRWHLQNNTIVIPKSVTPSRIKENFQVFDFELSVDEIEQINGLNINRRKGSHPNEMHMG; this is encoded by the coding sequence TTGAAATTTGCAACTTTAAACAATGGATTAAAAATGCCACAACTTGGCTTCGGAGTTTGGCAAGTGCCGGACGATCAGGCAACCACAGCTGTATCAAAAGCAATCGAAATAGGCTACCGTTCCATCGACACGGCAATGATTTACAAGAATGAAAAGGGTGTCGGAAAAGCAATCAAAGATTCCGGTATTTCACCTGAAGAGTTCTTCATCACGACGAAGGTCTGGAACAGCGATCACGGCTATGACAACGCATTACGCGCTTATGAAGAAAGCCTAGAGCGTTTAGGCCTTGATTTTGTCGATCTTTATCTGATTCATTGGCCGACACCAAACTACGATCAATATGTCGATACATATAAAGCCCTTGAAAAGCTTTATAAAGATGGACGTGTTAAAGCGATTGGTGTTTGCAATTTTGAAGTTGAGCATTTGAAGCGCCTACTGGCAGAATGTGAAGTGACGCCTGTCTTAAATCAGATTGAATGCCATCCATACTTGGCTCAAAACGACTTGAAGGAATTCTGTGCGAAACATGATATTTTTATTGAAGCTTGGAGCCCACTAGACCAAGGTGGCGAAGTGCTTCAGGACAAAACTATTCAGCAAATCGCACAAGCTCATGGCAAATCACCGGCACAAGCGGTCCTTCGCTGGCACTTGCAAAACAATACCATTGTCATTCCGAAATCTGTAACACCATCCCGGATCAAAGAAAATTTTCAAGTATTCGATTTCGAATTATCAGTTGATGAAATTGAACAAATCAATGGACTGAATATAAACCGCCGCAAAGGCTCCCATCCGAATGAAATGCATATGGGTTAA
- a CDS encoding asparagine synthase-related protein, producing MSDFIYSNQMTEAGVLKKEIHLIYHEDFPEVKEYHGNWGSLAVSRNLYNGFNEYEDSDYLCVVIGGPVLYFRDNLFLNEDPSTEGTKAIFNRWKKGEMCWDEDLSGPFNILIINKKTSEIFCITDIMSFIPVFVYQNTSTLMLSTHSDALARAANQHLNVDVVAKVDFILSGVVTYPYTVYQHLFQIAPASIHFKKPATTLLKSESYWIPAECSNKLSIDKAAEDLREALEVYVAKVTKGMPNIAQFISGGEDSRLLSGLLPNQSKREAFIYLNSMNREGIRAKKTADAYGVQFNLFTREKTHYLEILPAAADMIGDGAEYIHAHTLKFYKKSNLLKFRAVFGGFYSDSLLKGDCIVKPKVIGRLPFMPQMKRRNHSRGDQIISSVFSKQILQEVAKRRTEHLNFVRSFREKTAEEWFELWPSSMNYAIPNLHVNRRLFRSYEPFMANHVVKISAMASQKWMLNRRLFHKTAKPYFKKTKWLFHSDGRLPYFPWYINSFIQFWVWGYQQISTKIGLVKEYQGPWGEWDLLFESEEVKKYIEKYSNGSIVMDDVFIMKDLNKVFKSNELTVTQKINLLQTLYSNQKISELVEEDLVKEDMKLTSIMSLK from the coding sequence ATGAGTGATTTTATTTATTCGAATCAAATGACGGAAGCGGGAGTTTTAAAAAAGGAAATCCATTTGATTTATCACGAGGACTTTCCAGAAGTCAAAGAATATCATGGAAATTGGGGATCCTTAGCGGTCAGCAGAAACTTATATAACGGATTTAACGAATATGAGGACTCTGATTATCTTTGTGTCGTAATCGGCGGTCCGGTTCTATATTTTCGAGATAATTTATTCTTGAACGAAGATCCCAGTACTGAAGGAACCAAAGCTATTTTTAATCGATGGAAAAAAGGGGAAATGTGTTGGGATGAAGATTTAAGCGGACCTTTTAATATACTGATCATTAATAAAAAGACTTCTGAGATTTTTTGCATTACAGATATAATGTCCTTCATACCTGTATTCGTTTATCAAAATACCAGTACACTAATGTTATCTACTCATTCTGATGCACTTGCGAGAGCTGCAAATCAACATTTAAACGTTGATGTGGTAGCTAAAGTTGATTTCATCCTATCGGGAGTTGTGACGTACCCTTACACAGTCTATCAACATTTGTTTCAAATCGCTCCAGCTTCCATACATTTCAAGAAACCTGCAACTACACTTTTGAAGTCAGAATCTTATTGGATTCCGGCGGAATGTTCAAATAAACTGTCAATCGATAAAGCAGCGGAAGATTTAAGAGAAGCGTTGGAAGTTTATGTCGCAAAAGTGACGAAAGGTATGCCTAATATTGCACAATTCATTAGTGGAGGGGAAGATTCTCGATTATTGTCTGGTCTTTTGCCAAATCAGAGCAAACGAGAAGCGTTCATCTATTTAAATTCTATGAACCGTGAAGGAATTAGAGCAAAAAAGACTGCAGACGCTTACGGAGTACAGTTCAATTTATTTACACGTGAAAAAACACATTACTTGGAGATTTTACCGGCAGCAGCAGATATGATTGGCGATGGAGCTGAATATATTCATGCTCATACATTAAAATTTTATAAGAAAAGCAATTTATTGAAGTTTCGGGCAGTATTTGGAGGCTTTTATTCCGATTCATTGTTAAAAGGAGATTGTATAGTAAAGCCGAAAGTGATTGGACGATTACCTTTCATGCCCCAAATGAAAAGGCGGAACCATTCGAGGGGAGATCAAATCATAAGTTCTGTCTTTTCAAAACAAATTCTACAAGAAGTTGCTAAGCGACGTACCGAACACTTAAATTTCGTACGCAGTTTTCGGGAAAAAACAGCCGAAGAATGGTTTGAACTCTGGCCGAGTTCGATGAATTACGCGATTCCTAATTTACATGTAAATCGTCGTCTTTTCAGAAGTTACGAACCTTTTATGGCTAACCATGTAGTGAAGATAAGCGCGATGGCATCCCAAAAGTGGATGCTTAATCGCCGGCTTTTTCATAAAACGGCAAAACCTTATTTTAAGAAAACAAAATGGCTATTTCATTCAGATGGACGATTGCCATATTTCCCGTGGTATATCAATAGTTTCATTCAATTTTGGGTGTGGGGATATCAACAGATTTCTACAAAGATTGGGCTAGTTAAAGAATACCAAGGGCCATGGGGTGAATGGGACTTGCTTTTTGAGAGCGAGGAAGTTAAAAAATATATTGAAAAATATAGCAATGGCAGCATCGTAATGGATGATGTATTCATTATGAAAGATTTAAATAAAGTTTTTAAAAGCAATGAACTTACGGTAACTCAAAAAATAAATTTGCTGCAAACTTTATATAGTAATCAGAAAATTTCGGAATTAGTTGAAGAAGACTTAGTAAAAGAAGATATGAAACTGACCTCTATTATGAGTCTGAAATAA